From the genome of Maridesulfovibrio bastinii DSM 16055:
TTGCTTGATAAAATCAATCAACTTCAGCAGAGTCCTTTTACTCCGCTTCGAACGCTTGGCAGAACTCTGAACAGCTGGAAAGAGGAAGTGGCCCGAATGTTTCGCTACAGCAAAAACAACGGAACAACCGAAGGATTTCATCGCAAAATGAAGCTCATCCAGAGGCGGGCATACGGGTTTAGAAATTTTGAAAATTATCGGCTGCGTGTGCGGATTTTGTGCGGGTAGTAGATATTAGAATCAACAGTTGGAAATTTGGTCAATCGGGCTTGCGCCCCTTTGTTTGGTGTAGACCCGGATTTTGTGCGGGTAGTAGATATTAGAATCAACAGTTGGAAATTTGGTCAATCTGGCTTGCGCCCCTTTGTTTGGTGTAGACCCATATAAATAGGATTCAAGGTGTATTTATATTAATTATATCTATTTTAATATATGGCGAACGTATGTGATTGATAAATATGTTGAATGCGTGGTGTGGTAGTCGAGCTTAGATAATCCACCCACTTACCCCAACACACCAAAACGCAAAAAGGGCATCAATCTTTCGATTGATGCCCTTTTTGCGAAAAGTGGCGGAGTCGAAGGGACTCGAACCCTCGGCCTCCGGCGTGACAGGCCGGCGTTATAACCAACTTAACTACGACTCCGCATATATAATAAGCGCGTTAAGCAACGCTTAAATATCTGAGGTGGTAGGCGGAACAGGGCTCGAACCTGTGACCCTCGGCTTGTAAGGCCGATGCTCTCCCAACTGAGCTATCCGCCCTCAGGAAGATGCTTTCTATCGCCGACACGTTTCGATGTCAACAATATTTTTCATAAAAATTACATTTTTTTATTTTTTCTCTATTTAA
Proteins encoded in this window:
- a CDS encoding transposase codes for the protein LLDKINQLQQSPFTPLRTLGRTLNSWKEEVARMFRYSKNNGTTEGFHRKMKLIQRRAYGFRNFENYRLRVRILCG